Within Saccharomycodes ludwigii strain NBRC 1722 chromosome IV, whole genome shotgun sequence, the genomic segment ACAGCAGAATATGCAATAGATGAAATagaataattaaaaatcaaTTCGGGATGAAAACATGCTAATTCGCACAACATTTGTGAACCATACTtacaattatttaaaaattgaaaattaacTCCAGAAGAAGATCCCGTATCGGCATCGTTGCTAGTACCATTGTCCATATTGGTTCTTAgcaaaatatcaataaaataatcgTGTGTTGGAATGTTGCTTATATTCCATTTCAAACActttaatatttcaatTTCCATGTCTATAAACATTTTGTTACTGAAAACCTTACCTGTTAAATGATGCATAGTTTTCATATTTAGGGacctatattttttatctaaatACTTGCTAGCAATCCATAATGCAATTATACCAATCAATTGGAATCTCCGtttatctaatttttttccattattaGTACTACCAAGTGTTttggtgttgttgttaAATGCAGTGAACCTATCTATGATATTAAAAGCTAAAATCAAAGTAGGTGTCGATAATATTAATCTTGTGTGGCAACACATGACAAAGTCCAAAACCAACTTCCTCAATTGAATGAATTCATGTGACAAttctattttcttcttcttcttgaTGGTGAcaccaatattattaccattattatccaGGGAAGGAgtagaaaaagaagtaGTAGCAGCAAACATTGTGTCTTGTTTCATTAGATATGTTAATATATCCAACGAATATTCTTGGCATGTTTGTTCATGAGCATTAACTTCCATTTGTATCAATGGtgcattatttttgtatttcaACTTGTAAACATGTCTTCTCTGCATTTCCATCATACGATGAAATCTCTCAGCCTGTGTATAAAAATCAGCATCTTCTTTGTCGTTACTTTGGCTGATATTGGTTTTGCTTGACATTATCCAGAAGAAGACTGTGACaccttttctttattaccTTTggtcctttttttttttttttttgtgattaGCAAAAAACTAGACCAATTAGCTTTTATAATTACGGTTGTTGTTGAGAATATATGAtggttatatatatatatatgtgtgtgtatgtatgtatttatgtataataagaaaaatcaaaagctaaaaaaaaaaaaaagatatgtGAAAATGCAATTAAGTCTgtaaaagatttatttaaaaccaaCCGATTTACTTTAATTCAGTCCCACCAAaaaggcaaaaaaaaaaaaaaaaaaaaaaaaatgtatgtATGTAAATCTAGAGATAATAGCAACAGTAATAaaagcaacaaaaaaagaaaaagcaatattattatcattaatagtagtagtagtactaCTGCTGTTATTACCACTGCTTTTACtaccaatagtaataataataatatccaCCAACAATTTTGTATggcttctttttttttatttttttttattttttttttatttttttttttatttttttc encodes:
- the CLN3 gene encoding cyclin CLN3 (similar to Saccharomyces cerevisiae YAL040C | CLN3 | CycLiN); this translates as MSSKTNISQSNDKEDADFYTQAERFHRMMEMQRRHVYKLKYKNNAPLIQMEVNAHEQTCQEYSLDILTYLMKQDTMFAATTSFSTPSLDNNGNNIGVTIKKKKKIELSHEFIQLRKLVLDFVMCCHTRLILSTPTLILAFNIIDRFTAFNNNTKTLGSTNNGKKLDKRRFQLIGIIALWIASKYLDKKYRSLNMKTMHHLTGKVFSNKMFIDMEIEILKCLKWNISNIPTHDYFIDILLRTNMDNGTSNDADTGSSSGVNFQFLNNCKYGSQMLCELACFHPELIFNYSISSIAYSAVALTSISLNYYTYNSFNIPNIEYYKIDDIALKLIDIFLTSDEADQDDGEGGLPYSFKLKYFPEDKSQTPIFLLALFSYIQSYKSCYNVKAAAVAATNTPSTTSTNTPSHNTDSSDSNITTDAVSGSTIIKNTKSVITHAPPTPCTPIDILENNGKKGMDNRRKDQLGIRKRSRYQYEDNAGNDADKEEHSNDINNETTIKAVYNSNKVRRQLFNVLHNGLHNKEDISSNDTSV